A single region of the Halorhabdus rudnickae genome encodes:
- a CDS encoding DUF302 domain-containing protein: MSYTITTTIDAQFDDVVAAVNTALQDEGFGVLSDIDVQTTLNQKLDVDVDRYRILGACNPSLAHDGLAEDPELGALLPCNVIVYETDGGDVVVSAVDPEQLVGIAENPDLDEIAGDVHDRFERVIATVSVEFGTTVESE, from the coding sequence ATGTCATATACTATTACGACAACGATCGATGCACAGTTCGACGATGTTGTCGCCGCAGTGAACACCGCACTCCAGGACGAAGGATTTGGGGTCCTCAGTGATATCGACGTCCAAACGACCCTGAACCAGAAACTCGACGTCGACGTCGATCGATATCGCATTCTCGGAGCGTGTAACCCGTCACTCGCCCACGATGGACTCGCTGAAGACCCAGAACTAGGGGCCCTGCTCCCGTGTAATGTCATCGTCTACGAGACAGATGGCGGTGACGTCGTCGTCAGCGCCGTCGACCCCGAACAACTGGTTGGCATCGCGGAGAACCCAGATCTCGACGAGATCGCGGGTGACGTCCACGACCGATTCGAACGCGTCATCGCAACGGTCTCGGTCGAGTTTGGAACGACCGTGGAGAGTGAATAG
- a CDS encoding SHOCT domain-containing protein, which translates to MSSSNQLDTTTIVLLILGAIFVLPMLTMGAGLGGMMGHGGMMGGYGTTSGWGSLVGMLVQLAFLLVVLGGGYLLFRRMTESQSSRDPAMEELRAAYARGDLTDDEFEERRTRLERSE; encoded by the coding sequence ATGTCGTCATCGAATCAACTCGACACCACGACCATCGTGCTCCTCATCCTCGGGGCGATCTTCGTTTTGCCGATGCTCACGATGGGGGCCGGACTCGGTGGGATGATGGGCCACGGCGGGATGATGGGTGGGTACGGAACCACCAGCGGGTGGGGCTCCCTCGTCGGTATGCTCGTCCAACTGGCGTTCCTTCTCGTTGTACTCGGTGGGGGGTACCTCCTCTTCCGTCGGATGACGGAATCACAGTCGTCCCGAGATCCCGCGATGGAGGAGCTACGCGCAGCGTACGCCCGTGGTGATCTCACCGACGACGAGTTCGAGGAGCGCCGGACCAGGCTCGAGCGGTCGGAGTGA
- a CDS encoding winged helix-turn-helix domain-containing protein, with the protein MSSKNGHQLTDIAVRDTRVSDAIDEPMRAMILDILGEEALTAGDVHERLADRGIDRTENTVRHHINELRDAGLVDVVRFEEGRGGTTKYYGANTIVLSYSLPDSADPAVADMIDAIEPQVADALATLTGQFDDEIDEIVADMQPCEHCRNQKYETYVLLTVLRLAFVRSYQDIE; encoded by the coding sequence ATGAGCAGCAAAAACGGCCATCAACTCACCGACATCGCCGTCCGTGATACTCGTGTTTCGGACGCGATCGACGAGCCGATGCGGGCGATGATCCTCGATATCCTTGGCGAGGAAGCGTTGACGGCGGGCGACGTGCACGAGCGCCTAGCCGATCGCGGGATCGACCGGACGGAAAACACGGTACGTCACCATATCAACGAATTGCGCGACGCCGGACTCGTGGACGTGGTCCGCTTTGAGGAGGGTCGCGGTGGGACGACGAAGTACTACGGTGCGAACACCATCGTCCTCTCGTACTCACTGCCGGACTCGGCCGATCCCGCTGTCGCGGACATGATCGACGCGATCGAGCCCCAGGTCGCCGACGCGCTCGCGACGCTGACCGGGCAGTTCGACGACGAGATCGACGAGATCGTCGCGGACATGCAGCCCTGCGAGCACTGCCGCAATCAGAAATACGAGACCTACGTGCTCCTGACCGTGTTACGACTGGCATTCGTTCGGTCCTATCAAGATATTGAGTGA
- a CDS encoding heavy-metal-associated domain-containing protein → MSETTQLRVLDFDCPSCASTVERALSNQQGVETVEVHYTTGRVEIEYDDSVADPATFDQTIENQGYTPQPA, encoded by the coding sequence ATGAGCGAGACAACGCAACTCCGCGTCCTGGACTTCGACTGTCCATCCTGTGCGAGTACCGTCGAACGCGCGCTATCGAACCAACAGGGCGTCGAAACCGTCGAGGTCCACTACACGACCGGTCGCGTCGAGATCGAGTACGACGATTCGGTCGCTGACCCCGCCACGTTCGATCAGACCATCGAAAACCAGGGCTACACGCCCCAGCCCGCCTGA
- a CDS encoding heavy metal translocating P-type ATPase, which yields MDTQTINQYYRKHRKAIIVVVSGLLYAGGWSIGYVADLNTLSAATLILAAIVGGYDIAKTAYHEVKSRTLGIKTLVTLAAVGAIAIGSYWEAAAVVFLFALGSYLEGRTMRKTRNALEELLEMTPDTATVRRDGEQKEVPAREVETGEIVIVKPGEKIPVDGDVVEGESAVNQAPVTGESAPVHKADGDEVYAGTINQEGALEVETTGSGTDTTLQRIIRRVEEAQEAQSPTESIIDRFAKYYTPGVIALSIGTYAVTQNAILSLTLLVIGCPGALVIGPPVSIVSAIGNAARNGVLMKGGEHLERAGKIDLVAFDKTGTLTKGETTVADVEGFGVTDDEALELAAIAEKKSEHHLADAIVAAAQDRSTTATDGGVAVSVDQRESSVSAGSIADPDDFEVVAGKGVIAHHGSREIVVGNRKLLDERGIDVPDEVAEYVREREERGETVVHVVRAVGATDGSETADRASGERERAESADGTVVGAIAMRDELREAAPGVIDQLQDAGIETVMLTGDNERVAAAVADEVGIDDYRAELLPEDKQTVIEEYRDEGHVVAMVGDGINDAPSLATADVGIAMGAAGTDTAIETADMALMADDLERIPYAVTLSKATRWNIYENVGLAVLTVTVLLAGVLTSYVTLALGMLVHEASVLAVIGNGMRLLRH from the coding sequence ATGGATACTCAAACGATCAACCAATACTATCGCAAACACCGCAAGGCGATCATCGTCGTGGTGAGCGGCCTGCTGTACGCCGGCGGCTGGAGTATCGGATACGTCGCGGACCTGAATACGCTGAGTGCCGCGACCCTGATCCTGGCGGCGATCGTTGGCGGGTACGACATCGCGAAAACGGCCTACCACGAGGTCAAAAGCCGTACCTTGGGCATCAAGACGCTCGTGACTCTGGCCGCCGTCGGCGCGATCGCTATCGGATCCTACTGGGAGGCCGCCGCCGTGGTCTTCCTGTTCGCGCTGGGGAGCTACCTCGAAGGGCGGACGATGCGCAAGACGCGCAACGCCCTCGAGGAGCTGCTGGAGATGACGCCCGACACAGCCACCGTACGCCGCGACGGCGAGCAGAAAGAAGTGCCCGCCCGAGAGGTCGAAACGGGGGAGATCGTGATCGTGAAACCCGGCGAGAAGATCCCCGTCGACGGCGACGTCGTCGAGGGGGAAAGCGCCGTCAACCAGGCGCCCGTCACCGGCGAGAGTGCGCCCGTCCACAAGGCCGACGGCGACGAGGTCTACGCCGGGACGATCAACCAGGAGGGCGCCCTGGAGGTCGAGACGACCGGTTCCGGGACGGATACGACGCTCCAACGGATCATCCGCCGCGTCGAGGAGGCTCAGGAGGCCCAATCGCCGACCGAGAGCATCATCGACCGCTTCGCCAAGTACTACACGCCGGGCGTGATCGCGCTCTCGATCGGTACCTACGCCGTCACGCAGAACGCGATCCTCTCGCTGACGCTGCTGGTGATCGGCTGCCCCGGTGCCTTGGTGATCGGCCCGCCAGTCAGCATCGTCTCCGCGATCGGCAACGCCGCGCGCAACGGCGTGCTGATGAAAGGTGGCGAGCACCTCGAACGGGCCGGCAAGATCGACCTCGTCGCCTTCGACAAGACCGGCACGCTGACGAAAGGCGAGACGACCGTGGCGGACGTCGAAGGCTTCGGCGTCACCGACGACGAGGCGCTCGAACTCGCTGCGATCGCCGAGAAGAAGAGCGAACACCACCTCGCCGACGCCATCGTCGCGGCGGCGCAGGACCGTTCGACGACGGCGACCGACGGCGGAGTCGCTGTCTCGGTCGACCAGCGCGAGTCGTCGGTCTCGGCCGGCTCGATCGCCGATCCCGACGACTTCGAGGTCGTCGCCGGCAAGGGCGTCATCGCCCACCACGGGAGCCGCGAGATCGTCGTCGGCAACCGAAAACTGCTCGACGAGCGCGGCATCGATGTTCCCGACGAGGTCGCCGAATACGTCCGTGAGCGGGAAGAGCGGGGCGAGACTGTCGTCCACGTCGTGCGGGCGGTCGGAGCGACCGACGGGAGCGAGACCGCCGACCGCGCGAGCGGCGAGCGAGAGCGAGCCGAGAGCGCCGACGGGACCGTCGTCGGCGCCATCGCCATGCGCGACGAACTCCGCGAAGCGGCGCCGGGCGTGATCGACCAGTTGCAGGACGCGGGGATCGAGACGGTAATGTTGACCGGTGACAACGAACGCGTCGCCGCCGCGGTCGCCGACGAGGTCGGCATCGATGATTACCGTGCGGAACTCCTCCCCGAAGACAAGCAGACGGTCATCGAGGAGTACCGCGACGAGGGCCACGTCGTGGCGATGGTCGGCGACGGCATCAACGACGCCCCCTCGCTGGCGACCGCCGACGTCGGGATCGCGATGGGCGCGGCTGGCACGGACACCGCCATCGAGACCGCCGACATGGCGCTGATGGCCGACGATCTAGAGCGGATTCCCTACGCGGTGACGCTGAGCAAAGCGACGCGCTGGAACATCTACGAGAACGTCGGCCTCGCGGTGCTGACCGTGACGGTCCTGCTCGCGGGCGTGCTGACAAGTTACGTCACGCTCGCCCTGGGTATGCTCGTCCACGAGGCCAGCGTCCTCGCCGTGATCGGCAACGGGATGCGACTGCTGCGGCACTGA
- a CDS encoding DUF411 domain-containing protein — MTPQLTRRRFLATSGAVLTVGTTGCLGSPSGGNTGEMSLDEPLSVSEAQQYNSPSCSCCEQYASYLRDNVSGSVTDTVPDDITTVKRERGVPEALESCHTTIVGDYVVEGHVPAPAIATLLDESPSIDGIALPGMPAGSPGMGGEKTEPFVVRKFTDGDAGGTFTEI; from the coding sequence ATGACACCACAGCTGACGCGGCGTCGATTTCTTGCGACGAGCGGTGCGGTGCTGACGGTGGGGACAACCGGTTGTCTGGGGTCACCGAGCGGTGGCAACACCGGTGAGATGTCTCTCGACGAACCGCTCTCGGTGAGTGAGGCGCAGCAGTACAACTCACCCAGTTGCAGCTGTTGTGAGCAGTACGCCTCGTATCTCCGGGACAACGTCTCGGGGAGCGTGACCGATACCGTTCCCGACGACATTACTACAGTCAAACGCGAGCGCGGCGTCCCCGAAGCGCTGGAGAGTTGTCACACGACCATCGTCGGGGACTACGTCGTCGAGGGGCACGTTCCTGCGCCAGCCATCGCCACGCTCCTCGATGAATCACCCTCGATCGACGGGATTGCACTCCCTGGGATGCCCGCCGGATCGCCCGGAATGGGCGGCGAGAAAACCGAGCCGTTCGTCGTACGGAAGTTTACTGACGGCGACGCGGGAGGCACGTTTACTGAAATCTGA
- a CDS encoding PLP-dependent cysteine synthase family protein: protein MTTHETSKASVLEAIGQTPLIELDASPDAVPVYTKVETFNPGGSVKDRIGKHIFETLLDRGEIDPGGTIVEPTAGNTGIGMAIAATRLDLDAVFVVPEGFSVEKERLMAALGAEIVHISSDGGMAAAADRAHEIAAERENAVVPQQFATPLNVDAHYETTGPEILDALDGEVGAIVVGVGSGGTLTGITRAVRERVPDVRVVAVEPEGSTFGSLLGAEREEGPYKIEGIGTHDPDVTDLLDPDEIDEFLRVGDRDAHAEVQRLAREEGHLVGSSSGAASVAARNVAEEIATGERDAPYDTVVTVFPDGGERYLSKNIYGSFEEWEGKA from the coding sequence ATGACAACACACGAAACATCGAAAGCATCGGTCCTCGAAGCGATCGGCCAGACGCCCCTGATCGAACTCGACGCATCGCCAGACGCGGTGCCGGTCTACACCAAGGTGGAGACGTTCAACCCTGGCGGCAGCGTCAAGGATCGCATCGGCAAGCACATTTTCGAGACGTTGCTCGATCGCGGCGAGATCGATCCCGGCGGGACGATCGTCGAACCGACTGCCGGCAACACGGGGATCGGCATGGCGATCGCCGCGACCAGGCTGGACCTCGATGCCGTCTTCGTCGTCCCGGAGGGGTTCAGCGTGGAGAAGGAACGGCTGATGGCGGCACTCGGTGCCGAGATCGTGCACATCTCCAGTGACGGCGGGATGGCAGCGGCTGCCGATCGGGCCCACGAGATCGCTGCGGAACGGGAAAACGCCGTCGTCCCCCAGCAGTTCGCGACGCCACTGAACGTCGACGCACACTACGAGACGACCGGTCCGGAGATACTCGACGCCCTCGACGGCGAAGTCGGCGCTATCGTCGTCGGTGTCGGTTCAGGTGGGACGCTAACGGGGATCACCCGCGCGGTCCGTGAGAGAGTACCCGACGTACGGGTCGTCGCCGTCGAACCCGAAGGCTCGACGTTCGGCTCTCTGCTCGGTGCCGAGCGGGAGGAAGGTCCCTACAAGATCGAGGGGATCGGCACGCACGACCCGGACGTGACCGACCTGCTCGACCCCGACGAAATCGACGAGTTTCTGAGGGTCGGCGACCGGGACGCTCACGCCGAAGTGCAGCGACTCGCACGAGAGGAAGGGCACCTCGTCGGGTCGAGTTCGGGCGCTGCCAGCGTGGCGGCCCGGAACGTCGCCGAGGAGATCGCAACGGGCGAACGCGACGCGCCGTACGATACCGTCGTGACGGTGTTCCCCGACGGGGGCGAACGCTACCTTTCGAAGAACATCTATGGCTCCTTTGAGGAGTGGGAAGGCAAAGCATGA
- a CDS encoding cystathionine gamma-synthase, giving the protein MTDDEFERVNEDGASVDDFATRAIHAGWDPDPETGAIMPPVYASSTFAQDAPGEDRGYEYSRTGNPTRTALEDNLASLEGGEYGRAFASGMAAINTVLNLLESGDHVVVGRDVYGGTHRLFTQVYEDYDLEFSFVDATDLKAVEAAMTSATELVWIETPTNPLMQIVDIEAVADVAHDGDALLAVDNTFATPYLQRPLAHGADIVAHSLTKYLGGHSDVVGGALVTDDPDLDERLGFSQNSVGATPDPFACFLVLRGTKTLPVRMDRHSENARRLAAWLDDHPAVEGVHYPGLDSHPGHDIAAAQMDDFGGMLSVEFDATLEAVRTVVSETEVFTLAESLGGVESLIEHPATMTHAAVPAAERRETGITDGLVRLSVGLEGIDDLRTDLQRAIEAGIGG; this is encoded by the coding sequence ATGACCGACGACGAGTTCGAGCGGGTGAACGAAGACGGGGCATCCGTCGACGACTTCGCGACGCGAGCGATCCACGCCGGGTGGGACCCCGACCCGGAGACGGGGGCGATCATGCCGCCGGTCTACGCCTCCTCGACGTTCGCCCAGGACGCCCCGGGCGAGGATCGCGGCTATGAGTACTCCCGGACGGGCAACCCCACGCGGACGGCACTGGAGGACAATCTGGCGAGCCTCGAAGGCGGCGAGTACGGCCGAGCGTTCGCCAGCGGAATGGCCGCGATCAACACCGTCCTGAACCTGCTCGAGTCCGGCGATCACGTCGTGGTCGGCCGGGACGTCTACGGCGGCACCCACCGGCTGTTCACGCAGGTGTACGAGGACTACGACCTCGAGTTCTCGTTCGTCGACGCGACCGATCTCAAAGCAGTCGAAGCGGCCATGACGTCGGCGACGGAACTGGTCTGGATCGAGACGCCGACGAACCCGCTCATGCAGATCGTCGACATCGAGGCGGTGGCGGACGTGGCACACGACGGCGACGCGCTACTTGCGGTCGACAACACGTTCGCGACGCCGTATCTCCAGCGCCCGCTGGCACACGGCGCCGACATCGTCGCTCACTCGCTGACGAAATACCTCGGCGGTCACTCGGACGTGGTCGGCGGCGCGCTCGTCACCGACGACCCCGACCTCGACGAGCGACTCGGGTTCTCCCAGAACAGCGTCGGCGCGACGCCCGATCCGTTCGCGTGTTTCCTCGTCCTCCGGGGGACGAAAACGCTGCCTGTCCGGATGGATCGCCACAGCGAGAACGCTCGACGGCTGGCAGCCTGGTTGGACGACCATCCGGCCGTCGAAGGCGTCCACTATCCCGGTCTCGATTCCCATCCCGGCCACGACATCGCCGCCGCGCAGATGGACGACTTCGGGGGCATGCTCAGCGTCGAGTTCGACGCCACCCTGGAGGCGGTCCGAACGGTCGTTTCGGAGACCGAGGTGTTCACGCTGGCCGAGAGTCTCGGCGGCGTCGAGAGTCTGATCGAACACCCGGCGACGATGACCCACGCGGCCGTCCCGGCTGCAGAGCGTCGCGAAACGGGGATTACTGACGGCCTCGTTCGCCTCAGCGTCGGCCTGGAAGGGATAGACGACCTCCGGACTGACTTACAGCGGGCGATCGAAGCCGGCATCGGAGGATGA